A section of the Microbacterium forte genome encodes:
- a CDS encoding Nramp family divalent metal transporter, which yields MPKNSALETAAPTARATAPRSLWLLGPALVAGVAYLDPGNVASNMTAGAQYGYLLVWVVVAGNIMAWLIQYLSAKLGVVTGQSLPEVLGTRLKNPWARRAYWLQAELVAMATDLAEVIGGAVALYLLFDIPLLLGGIITGAVSMILLAVQSRRGPRPFEFVIIALMVIITVGFIAGLFVAPPDASSIVGGLVPRFEDTGSVLLAASILGATIMPHAIYAHSSLTRDRFGSTTTDAPTEAVRTETSRIRRLLTATRWDVSIAMVIAGTVNLGILLLAAANLAGVEGTDSLEGAHAALAAGLGPVVATFFAVGLLASGLASTSVGAYAGAEIMHGLLHVRIPLLARRLVTLIPALVILGIGFDSTLALVLSQVVLSFGIPFALIPLIALTAQRRTLGVWANRLWTTAAGIIASVLLIALNGALLWLVLTGA from the coding sequence ATGCCTAAAAATTCCGCACTCGAGACGGCTGCGCCGACCGCTCGCGCCACAGCGCCCCGCAGCCTCTGGCTTCTCGGCCCCGCACTGGTGGCCGGCGTCGCGTATCTCGATCCGGGCAATGTCGCGAGCAATATGACCGCGGGCGCGCAGTACGGGTACCTGCTCGTGTGGGTCGTGGTCGCCGGCAACATCATGGCCTGGCTGATCCAGTACCTCTCGGCCAAACTCGGAGTCGTCACCGGTCAGAGCCTGCCCGAAGTGCTGGGAACGCGACTGAAGAACCCGTGGGCACGACGCGCGTACTGGCTGCAGGCCGAGCTCGTCGCGATGGCGACCGATCTGGCCGAGGTCATCGGCGGCGCCGTCGCTCTGTATCTGCTGTTCGACATCCCCCTGCTGCTCGGCGGGATCATCACCGGGGCGGTGTCGATGATCCTGCTGGCGGTGCAGAGCCGTCGAGGGCCCCGACCCTTCGAGTTCGTGATCATCGCGCTCATGGTGATCATCACCGTGGGTTTCATCGCGGGCCTCTTCGTCGCCCCGCCCGACGCCTCGAGCATCGTCGGCGGCCTCGTGCCCCGCTTCGAGGACACCGGATCGGTGCTGCTCGCCGCATCCATCCTCGGCGCCACGATCATGCCGCACGCGATCTACGCCCACTCGTCGCTCACCCGAGACCGCTTCGGCTCGACGACGACCGATGCGCCGACGGAGGCCGTGCGCACGGAGACCTCGCGCATCCGTCGCCTGCTCACCGCGACCCGGTGGGACGTCTCGATCGCGATGGTCATCGCGGGTACGGTGAATCTCGGCATCCTGCTGCTCGCGGCCGCGAACCTCGCCGGCGTCGAGGGCACCGACTCGCTCGAAGGCGCGCACGCCGCGCTGGCCGCAGGGCTCGGTCCTGTCGTCGCGACGTTCTTCGCGGTCGGGCTGCTGGCCTCGGGCCTCGCCTCGACGTCGGTGGGCGCCTACGCGGGGGCCGAGATCATGCACGGACTGCTGCACGTGCGCATCCCGCTGCTCGCGCGTCGGCTGGTGACTCTGATCCCCGCGCTCGTGATCCTCGGCATCGGCTTCGATTCGACGCTCGCCCTCGTGCTCAGCCAGGTCGTGCTCTCGTTCGGCATCCCCTTCGCCCTGATCCCGCTCATCGCGCTCACGGCTCAGCGCCGCACACTCGGCGTCTGGGCGAACCGCCTGTGGACGACGGCGGCCGGCATCATCGCGTCCGTCCTGCTCATCGCCCTCAACGGCGCCCTGCTCTGGCTGGTGCTCACCGGAGCCTGA
- a CDS encoding TrmH family RNA methyltransferase, producing the protein MEEQAAADAAETGGSSAQPGYGVGPWPGGEAEWPAGEQYDPELLTVGDTRNVIDRYRYWRMDAIVADLDTRRHPFHVAIENWQHDMNIGSIVRSANAFLADTVHIIGRRRWNRRGAMVTDRYQHVVHHEDVETFTAWAAAEGLPVIAVDNVDGAVPVDRADLPQRCVLLFGQEGPGLSDAALAAASAHIEITQYGSTRSINASAAAAVIMYEWCRRHAG; encoded by the coding sequence ATGGAAGAGCAGGCGGCCGCGGATGCAGCAGAGACAGGCGGATCGTCGGCGCAGCCCGGCTACGGAGTGGGGCCGTGGCCCGGAGGCGAGGCGGAATGGCCCGCGGGAGAGCAGTACGACCCTGAGCTGCTGACGGTCGGCGACACGCGCAATGTGATCGATCGCTACCGCTACTGGCGGATGGACGCGATCGTCGCCGACCTCGACACCAGACGGCATCCGTTCCACGTCGCGATCGAGAACTGGCAGCACGACATGAACATCGGCTCGATCGTGCGCAGCGCCAACGCGTTCCTCGCCGATACCGTGCACATCATCGGGCGGCGCCGCTGGAACAGACGGGGCGCCATGGTCACCGACCGCTACCAGCACGTCGTGCACCATGAGGACGTGGAGACGTTCACCGCCTGGGCCGCGGCAGAGGGGCTGCCGGTCATCGCGGTCGACAACGTCGACGGCGCAGTGCCGGTCGACCGCGCCGACCTGCCGCAGCGCTGCGTGCTGCTGTTCGGCCAGGAGGGGCCGGGGCTGTCGGATGCCGCGCTCGCCGCGGCGTCGGCCCATATCGAGATCACGCAGTACGGCTCGACGCGATCGATCAACGCCAGCGCGGCAGCCGCCGTGATCATGTACGAGTGGTGCCGGAGGCACGCGGGCTGA
- a CDS encoding VOC family protein translates to MAEISRIRPFLWFDGQAQEAMEYYVSVFPNSSIDQVVLYPDESLDRHFEGMTGKVLNGDFTLNGSPFGCLDGGPEFAFNESISFVIGCEDQAEIDHYWQALSAVPESEACGWCKDRFGVSWQVVPAGLDLLQQRPEQIQALMHMKKIVIAELENA, encoded by the coding sequence ATGGCAGAGATCAGTCGCATCCGCCCGTTCCTCTGGTTCGACGGTCAGGCGCAGGAGGCGATGGAGTACTACGTCTCGGTGTTCCCGAACTCGTCGATCGACCAGGTGGTGCTCTACCCCGACGAATCGCTCGATCGACACTTCGAAGGGATGACCGGCAAGGTCCTCAACGGCGACTTCACGCTGAACGGCTCGCCGTTCGGATGCCTCGACGGCGGACCTGAGTTCGCGTTCAACGAGTCGATCTCGTTCGTGATCGGATGCGAGGACCAGGCCGAGATCGACCACTACTGGCAGGCGCTCTCGGCCGTGCCGGAGTCGGAGGCATGCGGCTGGTGCAAGGACAGGTTCGGCGTCAGCTGGCAGGTCGTGCCCGCAGGCCTCGATCTGCTGCAGCAGAGGCCGGAGCAGATCCAGGCGCTCATGCACATGAAGAAGATCGTGATCGCCGAACTCGAGAACGCCTGA
- a CDS encoding MATE family efflux transporter, translated as MTERTLNREILRLAVPALGALMAEPAFLIVDAALVGHLGTTPLAGLGIAGAVLQTIVGLMVFLAYSTTPAVARLFGAGRPGEAVSVGINGMWLALAIGAVLAAAGAVASPWLVSLFGASEAVAADANAYLVVSMWGLPAMLIVFAATGLLRGMQDTMTPLWIAGIGFGANALLNVLFIYGLGWGIAGSAAGTVVAQWGMVGAYVLVIRRLAAKHDASLMAQRAGMGSTARSGGWLFLRTVSLRAALLATVAVATGIGTEELAGWQIVFTIFSAAAFALDALAIAAQALIGKELGAGDERQVHRVLRRTVAWGVWFGVVVGALIAALSGVLGIVFTGDPSIAALVQPALLILAVAQPIAGVVFVLDGVLMGANDARYLAIAGGLNLLPFLPALWVIAATGVDDTAGLVWLSVAFFGVYLLARLATLGWRVRSGRWVTAGV; from the coding sequence ATGACCGAGCGCACTCTCAATCGTGAGATCCTGCGCCTCGCCGTCCCCGCGCTCGGCGCCCTGATGGCGGAGCCCGCGTTCCTCATCGTCGACGCCGCCCTGGTCGGGCACCTCGGCACGACGCCGCTCGCCGGGCTCGGCATCGCGGGTGCGGTGCTGCAGACGATCGTCGGGCTCATGGTCTTCCTCGCCTACTCGACGACCCCGGCCGTCGCCAGGCTGTTCGGCGCCGGCCGGCCGGGCGAGGCCGTCTCGGTCGGGATCAACGGCATGTGGCTGGCGCTGGCGATCGGGGCCGTGCTCGCCGCGGCCGGGGCGGTCGCCTCGCCGTGGCTCGTGTCGCTGTTCGGCGCGAGCGAGGCCGTGGCCGCCGACGCCAACGCCTATCTGGTCGTCTCGATGTGGGGGCTCCCGGCGATGCTCATCGTGTTCGCCGCCACCGGACTGCTCCGCGGGATGCAGGACACCATGACGCCCCTGTGGATCGCCGGCATCGGCTTCGGCGCGAACGCGCTGCTCAACGTGCTGTTCATCTACGGGCTGGGCTGGGGCATCGCCGGGTCGGCGGCCGGCACGGTCGTCGCCCAGTGGGGCATGGTCGGCGCCTACGTGCTGGTGATCCGGCGCCTCGCCGCGAAGCACGATGCGTCGCTGATGGCGCAGCGAGCGGGCATGGGCAGCACTGCGCGTTCGGGCGGCTGGCTGTTCCTGCGCACGGTGAGCCTGCGGGCTGCGCTGTTGGCGACCGTCGCGGTCGCCACGGGCATCGGCACGGAGGAACTCGCCGGGTGGCAGATCGTCTTCACCATCTTCTCGGCGGCCGCGTTCGCACTGGATGCCCTCGCGATCGCGGCCCAGGCACTGATCGGCAAGGAGCTCGGCGCGGGCGACGAACGGCAGGTGCACCGGGTGCTCAGACGCACGGTCGCCTGGGGAGTGTGGTTCGGCGTCGTGGTCGGCGCGCTCATCGCGGCGCTCTCGGGTGTGCTCGGCATCGTGTTCACGGGCGATCCGTCGATCGCCGCGCTCGTGCAGCCTGCGCTCCTCATCCTCGCGGTCGCGCAGCCGATCGCGGGTGTCGTCTTCGTGCTCGACGGGGTGCTGATGGGTGCGAACGACGCGCGCTATCTCGCGATCGCGGGTGGCCTGAACCTCCTGCCGTTCCTCCCGGCACTCTGGGTCATCGCCGCGACCGGCGTCGACGACACCGCAGGTCTCGTCTGGCTCTCGGTCGCGTTCTTCGGGGTGTACCTGCTCGCTCGGCTGGCCACCCTCGGCTGGCGCGTGCGCTCGGGACGCTGGGTCACTGCCGGGGTCTGA
- a CDS encoding DnaJ family domain-containing protein — protein sequence MTDPREAAARYRARQQSENAGEDAESGTAPGIAAATDRAAFIETAIQVAIRRGDFDDLPGAGKPLEGLGTHHDPDWWIRRKIEQENLTGLGPPAILLRTENRELDDQLDLLGREVDVREVLEDFNRRVIEARRQLQGGPPVVTEPRDIDAEVAAWAERRAARLAARPTPESIQPRTRRFGIRRRG from the coding sequence ATGACGGATCCACGAGAGGCCGCGGCGAGGTACCGCGCGCGACAGCAGAGTGAGAACGCCGGCGAGGACGCCGAATCCGGCACGGCACCGGGCATCGCCGCAGCCACCGACCGGGCCGCCTTCATCGAGACGGCGATCCAGGTCGCGATCCGCAGGGGCGACTTCGACGATCTCCCCGGAGCCGGCAAGCCGCTCGAGGGTCTCGGCACGCACCACGACCCGGACTGGTGGATCCGGCGCAAGATCGAGCAGGAGAACCTGACGGGTCTCGGTCCGCCCGCCATCCTGCTCCGGACCGAGAACCGAGAGCTCGACGACCAGCTCGACCTGCTCGGTCGCGAGGTCGACGTGCGGGAGGTGCTCGAGGACTTCAACCGTCGGGTCATCGAGGCTCGACGTCAGCTGCAGGGCGGACCGCCCGTCGTGACGGAGCCTCGCGACATCGACGCCGAGGTGGCCGCGTGGGCCGAGCGTCGTGCGGCGCGCCTGGCCGCCCGGCCGACGCCGGAGTCGATCCAGCCGCGCACGCGTCGCTTCGGCATCCGTCGCCGGGGCTGA
- a CDS encoding M13 family metallopeptidase: protein MTDVLPSGLETSEFSSDIRPQDDLYRHVNGAWLARTEIPGDKARWGSFHLLAEQAEKDVRAIIEESQDAESGTLARKIGDLFASFMDTERIAEAGVTPLAETLAEIEGIDDIPAFLRTVGAYDRDGRAHLIGFYVDGDPGNPERYLPVIVQSGLSLPDESYFRLDTFAETRAAYRAHLERLLALAGVADAAGTADRSIALETELAGHHWDNVRSRDAVATYNLKTWAEIQELAGVDLEPWRDSVAPAHPEAFAEVVVSQPSFLEGLGSLLTPERLDDWKAWLRAQVVHAAAPYLTDDFVQENFSFYGTELTGVPSIRERWKRGVSVTEGALSEAIGKVYVERHYPPTAKAAMDELVANLIEAYRQSITDLEWMTAETRERALAKLDSFTPKIGHPAVWRDYSSLEIDRADLFGNVRRAAIFEHDRNVAKVGKPIDRDEWHMPPQMVNAYYNPSMNEIVFPAAILQYPFFDASRDAAANYGGIGAVIGHEIGHGFDDQGSRYDGDGKLEDWWTDADRTAFEQRTKALIAQYDELVPEGLDAEHHVNGALTIGENIGDLGGLGIALKAYEIALGGEEAPVIDGYTGVQRLLLSWAQVWQQKSRDAETLRLLTIDPHSPNEFRCNQIVRNIDAFYEAFDVSESDALWLPQGSRVTIW from the coding sequence ATGACCGACGTGCTTCCCTCTGGCCTTGAGACCTCCGAGTTCAGCTCCGACATCCGCCCGCAGGACGACCTGTACCGCCATGTCAACGGCGCATGGCTCGCCCGCACCGAGATCCCCGGCGACAAGGCGCGCTGGGGCTCGTTCCATCTGCTCGCCGAGCAGGCCGAGAAGGACGTCAGGGCGATCATCGAGGAGTCGCAGGATGCCGAATCGGGCACCCTCGCCCGCAAGATCGGCGACCTGTTCGCGAGCTTCATGGACACCGAGCGCATCGCCGAGGCCGGTGTCACGCCGCTCGCCGAGACCCTCGCCGAGATCGAGGGGATCGATGACATCCCCGCGTTCCTGCGCACCGTCGGCGCCTACGACCGCGACGGTCGCGCGCACCTGATCGGGTTCTACGTCGACGGCGACCCCGGAAATCCCGAGCGCTACCTTCCGGTGATCGTGCAGTCCGGCCTGTCGCTGCCGGACGAGAGCTACTTCAGACTCGACACCTTCGCCGAGACCCGAGCGGCCTACCGCGCCCACCTCGAGCGTCTGCTGGCGCTCGCCGGTGTCGCCGATGCCGCGGGCACCGCCGACCGCTCGATCGCCCTCGAGACCGAGCTCGCGGGCCACCACTGGGACAACGTGCGCAGTCGCGACGCCGTCGCCACCTACAACCTCAAGACATGGGCCGAGATCCAGGAGCTCGCCGGTGTCGACCTCGAGCCGTGGCGCGACTCCGTCGCGCCGGCCCACCCCGAGGCCTTCGCCGAGGTGGTCGTCTCGCAGCCGAGCTTCCTCGAAGGGCTCGGATCGCTGCTCACCCCCGAGCGCCTCGACGACTGGAAGGCCTGGCTGCGCGCGCAGGTCGTTCACGCGGCGGCTCCGTATCTCACCGACGACTTCGTGCAGGAGAACTTCTCGTTCTACGGCACCGAGCTGACCGGCGTCCCCTCGATCCGCGAGCGGTGGAAGCGCGGCGTCTCGGTGACCGAGGGCGCGCTGAGCGAGGCGATCGGCAAGGTGTACGTCGAGCGGCACTACCCGCCGACGGCGAAGGCGGCGATGGACGAGCTCGTCGCGAACCTCATCGAGGCCTATCGGCAGAGCATCACCGACCTCGAGTGGATGACGGCCGAGACCCGCGAGCGAGCTCTCGCCAAGCTCGACTCGTTCACGCCGAAGATCGGCCACCCCGCCGTCTGGCGCGACTATTCGAGCCTCGAGATCGACCGCGCCGACCTGTTCGGCAACGTGCGGCGAGCGGCGATCTTCGAGCACGACCGCAACGTCGCGAAGGTGGGAAAGCCGATCGACCGGGACGAGTGGCACATGCCGCCGCAGATGGTCAACGCGTACTACAACCCGTCGATGAACGAGATCGTGTTCCCGGCGGCGATCCTGCAGTATCCGTTCTTCGATGCGTCGCGTGATGCGGCTGCCAACTACGGCGGGATCGGCGCGGTCATCGGCCATGAGATCGGTCACGGATTCGACGACCAGGGCAGCCGCTACGACGGAGACGGCAAGCTCGAGGACTGGTGGACGGATGCGGATCGCACGGCGTTCGAGCAGCGCACCAAGGCACTGATCGCGCAGTACGACGAGCTCGTGCCCGAAGGCCTCGACGCCGAGCATCACGTCAACGGCGCCCTGACGATCGGCGAGAACATCGGCGACCTGGGCGGCCTCGGCATCGCGCTCAAGGCCTACGAGATCGCGCTCGGCGGAGAGGAGGCCCCGGTCATCGACGGCTACACGGGCGTGCAGCGCCTTCTTCTGTCGTGGGCGCAGGTCTGGCAGCAGAAGAGCCGCGACGCCGAGACACTGCGACTGCTCACGATCGACCCGCACTCGCCGAACGAGTTCCGCTGCAACCAGATCGTCCGCAACATCGACGCCTTCTACGAGGCGTTCGACGTCTCCGAATCCGACGCGCTGTGGCTGCCGCAGGGTTCGCGAGTGACGATCTGGTGA
- a CDS encoding serine hydrolase, protein MGASEPADGPPLASLRRSQRPSRRLPRRAASGRRSFTSTLRALEQLADAGAQVSVHVVDLDNHTHVLSGDDHVTMPVAGLGVVPLLIEVAAAFDAGTLDPLEIVERTAVESVSTSGLWRHLHAPALPLEDLAVLAATAGDPIAVNALLQRVGHDRVRERIEALGLRRTALLDRFRDERGPDDAPQVAVGSAREFAGLFSALVNSQVVGASVSAQVSEWLSLNQDLSLVASSTGLDPFAHDHDAHGLLFINKTGRDRGVRAEAGVLAGPRAGVAYSLIVCFDDLSITHRLRAHDAFRVLGVELMEYTH, encoded by the coding sequence GTGGGTGCTTCCGAGCCTGCCGACGGCCCGCCACTGGCCTCGCTGCGCCGCTCTCAGCGGCCCAGCCGACGCTTGCCGCGTCGTGCGGCCTCGGGGCGGCGGTCGTTCACTTCGACCCTCCGGGCGCTCGAACAGCTCGCGGACGCGGGCGCGCAGGTGTCGGTTCATGTCGTCGATCTCGACAACCACACGCATGTCCTCTCCGGCGATGACCATGTGACCATGCCTGTCGCGGGGCTCGGGGTCGTACCGCTGCTGATCGAGGTGGCGGCAGCGTTCGATGCAGGCACCCTCGACCCGCTCGAGATCGTCGAGCGCACCGCCGTCGAGTCGGTGTCGACCTCGGGTCTCTGGCGACACCTGCATGCGCCCGCGCTGCCGCTCGAAGATCTCGCCGTGCTCGCGGCGACAGCCGGTGACCCGATCGCGGTCAACGCCCTGTTGCAGCGGGTCGGTCACGATCGCGTGCGTGAGCGCATCGAGGCCCTCGGACTCCGCCGCACAGCCCTTCTCGATCGATTCCGCGACGAGCGCGGTCCCGACGACGCGCCCCAGGTCGCCGTGGGTTCCGCGCGCGAATTCGCCGGACTCTTCTCGGCACTCGTGAACTCGCAGGTGGTGGGCGCCTCGGTGAGCGCTCAGGTGTCCGAGTGGCTCAGTCTGAATCAGGACCTGAGCCTGGTGGCCTCGTCGACGGGCCTCGATCCCTTCGCTCACGACCACGACGCCCACGGTCTGCTGTTCATCAACAAGACCGGGCGCGATCGCGGCGTGCGGGCAGAGGCGGGAGTCCTCGCCGGGCCACGCGCCGGCGTCGCCTATTCCCTGATCGTCTGCTTCGACGACCTGTCGATCACGCACCGGCTTCGTGCACACGATGCCTTCCGCGTGCTCGGGGTCGAGCTCATGGAGTACACGCACTGA
- a CDS encoding MFS transporter produces MGENDDRARRRLSRTSPKWAIVAVLAFAGLCSSFMFTLVVPLQAELPHLLNASREDTTWVVTITLLVAAVATPISGRLGDMYGKRRVVIVLLGLLILGSLIAALSGSIVGVIIGRALQGAVTGVVPLGIAIMRDVLPPERLGTAVALMSATMGVGGAIGMPVAALLAVNADWHWLFWLAAALGVIGLALVLLVIPEDVLRFPGRLDVIGAIGLAIGLTGILLFVSRGAEWGWTAPLTLACIIGGVGVLLVWGWYQLRTKDPLLDLRVAARPAVLFTNIAAIGMGFALFASNVTFPQLLEGPTASGAGFGLDMVSAALVIMPAGLVMMVISPLSGWLERTVGPRPLFTVGAAAIVLAYVFVLLWSSEVWHILVGNLLIGVGIGFTFAAMPMIIMRSVPANETGASNGLNALFRSIGTSSASAVMGGVLAAMSIDVGGVSVPTRAAFDLCFWLAIGAGIVALVLSLFIPRQRAAEQHPSLPG; encoded by the coding sequence ATGGGAGAGAACGACGATCGCGCGCGCAGAAGACTCTCCCGGACATCACCGAAGTGGGCGATCGTCGCGGTGCTGGCGTTCGCCGGTCTCTGCTCGTCGTTCATGTTCACACTGGTCGTGCCGCTGCAGGCCGAGCTTCCTCACCTGCTGAACGCATCCCGCGAGGACACCACCTGGGTCGTCACGATCACGCTGCTCGTCGCCGCGGTCGCCACCCCGATCTCCGGCCGACTGGGCGACATGTACGGCAAGCGCCGCGTCGTGATCGTGCTGCTCGGACTGCTGATCCTCGGGTCGCTGATCGCCGCGCTGTCCGGCTCGATCGTCGGCGTGATCATCGGCCGGGCGCTGCAGGGGGCGGTGACCGGTGTGGTCCCGCTGGGCATCGCCATCATGCGCGACGTGCTGCCGCCCGAACGCCTGGGCACCGCCGTCGCCCTGATGAGCGCGACGATGGGCGTGGGCGGTGCGATCGGGATGCCGGTGGCCGCCCTGCTCGCGGTGAACGCCGACTGGCACTGGCTGTTCTGGCTCGCGGCCGCTCTCGGCGTCATCGGCCTCGCCCTCGTGCTGCTCGTGATCCCCGAGGATGTGCTGCGGTTCCCCGGGCGCCTCGACGTGATCGGCGCGATCGGACTCGCGATCGGCCTCACCGGCATCCTGCTGTTCGTCTCGCGCGGCGCGGAGTGGGGCTGGACGGCACCGCTGACCCTCGCATGCATCATCGGAGGCGTGGGGGTGCTGCTGGTGTGGGGGTGGTATCAGCTGCGCACGAAGGATCCGCTGCTCGATCTGCGCGTCGCTGCCCGCCCCGCCGTGCTGTTCACCAACATCGCCGCGATCGGCATGGGCTTCGCCCTGTTCGCGTCGAACGTGACTTTCCCGCAGCTGCTCGAGGGCCCGACCGCCTCCGGTGCGGGCTTCGGACTCGACATGGTCTCCGCCGCACTCGTGATCATGCCGGCGGGTCTCGTGATGATGGTGATCTCTCCGCTGTCGGGCTGGCTCGAGCGCACCGTCGGGCCTCGCCCGCTGTTCACCGTCGGCGCCGCGGCGATCGTGCTCGCCTACGTGTTCGTGCTGCTGTGGTCGAGCGAGGTCTGGCACATCCTCGTCGGCAACCTGCTGATCGGCGTCGGCATCGGATTCACGTTCGCCGCCATGCCGATGATCATCATGCGATCGGTGCCCGCGAACGAGACGGGTGCCTCGAACGGACTGAACGCGCTCTTCCGCTCGATCGGCACGTCGAGTGCGTCCGCCGTGATGGGCGGGGTGCTCGCCGCCATGAGCATCGACGTCGGCGGGGTCTCGGTGCCCACAAGGGCGGCGTTCGATCTGTGCTTCTGGCTGGCGATCGGGGCCGGGATCGTCGCTCTGGTGCTGTCGCTGTTCATCCCCCGGCAGCGTGCAGCAGAGCAGCATCCGTCGCTGCCCGGCTAG
- a CDS encoding peptide MFS transporter has translation MATSDTTAEKSDTRFFGQPWALVHIFGVEMWERFSFYGMQGILLIYLYFSVTEGGLGLSQAVAGGIVGAYGGSVYLSTILGAWIADRMLGSERVLFLSAIVIVAGHVALALLPGFIGVGVGLVLVALGSGGLKANATSVVGTLYSADDTRRDAGFSLFYLGINLGAFMGPILTGILQSTLGFHYGFGLAAIGMTLGLVQYSFGRKALPDEARRVPNPLPSSRYPLVAIIAVAAVALIAALVLVGVVRADNLASIVIIGTIVATVAYFAVILSSRRIDGTERSRVWGFLPLFITSVAFWSLYQQQFTVLTVYSDERLDRNIFGFEMPVSWVQSINPVFIIILSGVFAAIWTRLGRRQPSTPVKFALGAMIMGAAFLLFLPFAGGGANSTPLIAIIGILFVFTVAELLISPVGLSVTTKLAPKVFHTQMVALFFLSIALGTAISGWLVQFYDPKNEVPYFSILGAIAIVVGLGLLLAVKPVLRLMKGVS, from the coding sequence ATGGCAACCAGCGACACGACGGCCGAGAAGTCCGACACCCGATTCTTCGGGCAGCCCTGGGCACTCGTCCACATCTTCGGCGTCGAGATGTGGGAGCGGTTCAGCTTCTACGGCATGCAGGGCATCCTGCTCATCTACCTGTACTTCTCGGTCACCGAGGGGGGTCTCGGACTCTCCCAGGCCGTCGCCGGCGGGATCGTCGGCGCCTACGGCGGGTCGGTCTACCTCTCGACGATCCTCGGCGCCTGGATCGCCGACCGGATGCTGGGCTCGGAACGTGTGCTGTTCCTCAGCGCGATCGTGATCGTCGCAGGGCACGTCGCCCTCGCCCTTCTCCCCGGATTCATCGGCGTAGGGGTCGGCCTTGTGCTCGTCGCGCTCGGCTCGGGCGGCCTGAAGGCGAACGCGACCTCCGTCGTCGGCACCCTCTACAGCGCAGACGACACCCGTCGGGATGCCGGATTCTCACTGTTCTACCTCGGCATCAACCTCGGCGCCTTCATGGGTCCGATCCTCACCGGCATCCTGCAGTCGACCCTCGGATTCCACTACGGCTTCGGGCTCGCCGCGATCGGCATGACGCTCGGACTCGTGCAGTACTCCTTCGGCCGCAAGGCGCTGCCGGACGAGGCACGACGCGTGCCGAACCCGCTGCCCTCCTCGCGCTACCCGCTCGTCGCGATCATCGCGGTCGCCGCCGTCGCCCTCATCGCGGCGCTGGTGCTCGTCGGCGTGGTCAGGGCCGACAACCTGGCGTCCATCGTGATCATCGGAACGATCGTCGCGACGGTGGCGTACTTCGCGGTCATCCTCAGCAGCCGCCGGATCGACGGCACCGAGCGCTCGCGCGTCTGGGGATTCCTGCCCCTCTTCATCACGAGCGTCGCGTTCTGGTCGCTGTACCAGCAGCAGTTCACCGTGCTCACGGTCTACTCCGACGAGCGCCTCGACCGCAACATCTTCGGATTCGAGATGCCCGTCTCGTGGGTGCAGTCGATCAATCCCGTGTTCATCATCATCCTGTCCGGCGTCTTCGCGGCGATCTGGACCCGCCTCGGCCGCCGTCAGCCCTCGACGCCGGTCAAGTTCGCACTCGGCGCGATGATCATGGGGGCGGCGTTCCTGCTGTTCCTGCCGTTCGCGGGCGGTGGCGCCAACTCCACCCCGTTGATCGCCATCATCGGCATCCTGTTCGTGTTCACGGTCGCCGAGCTGCTGATCTCGCCGGTCGGGCTGTCTGTCACCACGAAGCTCGCCCCGAAGGTCTTCCACACCCAGATGGTCGCGCTGTTCTTCCTGTCGATCGCGCTGGGCACGGCGATCTCGGGCTGGCTCGTGCAGTTCTACGACCCGAAGAACGAGGTGCCCTACTTCTCGATCCTCGGCGCCATCGCGATCGTGGTCGGCCTCGGACTGCTCCTCGCCGTCAAGCCGGTGCTGCGACTGATGAAGGGCGTGAGCTGA
- a CDS encoding GNAT family N-acetyltransferase, whose product MRTIRDLDTVELIIAAQGLLDSIRGPERVIDAGTLRALQQSGNYVVGLFDAEDGEERMVGASIAFFGAPGRRAMHSHITALLPEYRGRGWGRELKEHQRQWAFSRDVGRITWTFDPLVARNAHFFLTVLGARVTGYSVNRYGIFGGGDAGDESDRLDVEWALADIAKSPASDEVVETLEIPSDIESIRVEDPDAAHEWRTRLRAQMEGLLSSGLTLSGFDVEKGYLFTA is encoded by the coding sequence GTGCGAACCATCCGTGATCTGGACACCGTTGAACTCATCATCGCCGCGCAGGGCCTGCTCGACTCCATCCGCGGCCCCGAGCGCGTGATCGACGCCGGCACTCTGCGAGCTCTTCAGCAGTCGGGCAACTACGTCGTCGGACTCTTCGATGCCGAGGACGGGGAAGAGCGGATGGTGGGGGCCTCGATCGCCTTCTTCGGCGCCCCCGGACGCCGGGCGATGCACTCGCACATCACGGCGTTGCTGCCCGAATACCGCGGACGCGGCTGGGGACGAGAGCTCAAAGAGCACCAGCGCCAATGGGCGTTCTCGCGGGACGTCGGTCGCATCACCTGGACGTTCGATCCGCTGGTCGCCCGCAACGCGCACTTCTTCCTCACAGTGCTCGGTGCCCGCGTGACCGGGTACTCGGTGAACCGCTACGGCATCTTCGGCGGAGGCGATGCCGGAGACGAGAGCGACCGGCTCGACGTCGAATGGGCGCTCGCCGACATCGCCAAGTCGCCGGCATCCGACGAGGTTGTGGAGACGCTGGAGATCCCGAGCGACATCGAGAGCATCCGCGTCGAGGATCCGGATGCTGCGCACGAATGGCGCACCCGTCTGCGTGCGCAGATGGAGGGTCTGCTGAGCAGCGGCCTGACGCTCTCGGGGTTCGATGTCGAGAAGGGCTACCTCTTCACGGCCTGA